One genomic segment of Bradyrhizobium diazoefficiens includes these proteins:
- a CDS encoding ABC transporter permease — MTAALIGTDVKTSVPLKRRLKRAERARQIKALALVAPLLLFLLFTFAGPIAGMLWRAVDDREVREVLPQAVSALADWNGKDLPDEKAYAALAGDILAARASGTIAIAAKRLNYALNGFRTILTNTARSLKAAPEPGTAKETLAKINPAWRERATWMTIKNASGPMTGFYLLAALDLTRNADGAIVAAAPDQAIYRAVFARTFLISLSVTVFCLILGFPVAYLLATLPPARSNLLMIFVLLPFWTSLLVRTCAWIVLLQSKGVVNDSLHWLGIIDQPLRLIYNRFGVCVAMTHVLLPFMILPLYSTMKAISPAYMRAAASLGAPPLTAFLRIYLPQTLPGIGAGSLLVFILALGYYITPALVGGAADQMISYFIALYTTETANWGLASALGAVLLLATVLLALVYGKLVQGQQVTGGMKN, encoded by the coding sequence ATGACAGCCGCGCTGATCGGCACCGATGTGAAGACCAGCGTTCCGCTCAAGCGCCGCCTGAAGCGGGCGGAGCGGGCGCGTCAGATCAAGGCGCTAGCACTGGTTGCGCCGCTGCTGCTGTTTCTGCTCTTCACCTTCGCCGGGCCCATCGCCGGCATGCTGTGGCGCGCGGTCGATGACCGGGAGGTGCGTGAGGTTCTGCCGCAAGCGGTCTCTGCTCTCGCCGACTGGAACGGCAAGGACCTGCCGGACGAAAAGGCCTACGCGGCGCTGGCAGGCGACATCCTGGCGGCGCGCGCCTCCGGCACCATCGCGATCGCGGCCAAGCGGCTCAACTACGCTCTGAACGGTTTTCGCACCATCCTCACCAACACCGCGCGCAGTCTGAAGGCGGCGCCGGAGCCCGGCACGGCCAAGGAGACGCTGGCCAAGATCAACCCGGCCTGGCGCGAGCGCGCCACCTGGATGACGATCAAGAACGCCAGCGGTCCGATGACCGGCTTCTACCTTCTGGCGGCGCTCGACCTGACACGGAACGCGGACGGCGCGATCGTCGCAGCCGCGCCAGATCAGGCTATCTACCGCGCCGTTTTCGCCCGCACCTTCCTCATCAGCCTCAGCGTCACGGTCTTCTGCCTGATCCTCGGCTTCCCCGTCGCCTATTTGCTGGCGACGCTGCCGCCCGCCCGCTCGAACCTGCTGATGATCTTCGTCCTGCTGCCGTTCTGGACCTCGCTTCTGGTCCGCACCTGCGCCTGGATCGTGCTGTTGCAGAGCAAGGGCGTCGTCAACGACAGCCTGCACTGGCTTGGCATCATCGACCAGCCGCTCCGCCTGATCTACAACCGCTTCGGCGTCTGCGTGGCCATGACCCACGTCCTCCTGCCGTTCATGATCCTGCCACTGTACAGCACCATGAAGGCGATCTCGCCGGCCTACATGCGTGCCGCCGCCTCGCTCGGTGCACCACCGCTCACCGCCTTCCTGCGGATTTACCTGCCGCAAACCCTGCCCGGCATCGGCGCGGGGAGCCTGCTCGTCTTCATCCTGGCGCTCGGCTACTACATCACACCGGCGCTCGTCGGGGGCGCCGCCGATCAGATGATCAGCTACTTCATCGCGCTCTACACGACCGAGACGGCCAATTGGGGCCTGGCTTCGGCGTTAGGTGCGGTGCTGCTGCTCGCCACCGTTCTGCTCGCTCTCGTGTACGGCAAGCTGGTGCAGGGCCAGCAGGTCACGGGAGGGATGAAGAATTGA